One Drosophila subobscura isolate 14011-0131.10 chromosome U, UCBerk_Dsub_1.0, whole genome shotgun sequence DNA window includes the following coding sequences:
- the LOC117901062 gene encoding male-specific sperm protein Mst84Db, with amino-acid sequence MSCRPPQCRAPSKPCSSGPCGGCKPCEGCGPCGGCGPCGPCGGCCCCQQPCAVISYELTSGPVGPVLPCMQCLCCNGGCTCSCAPPFYYVPNRCGCCYEWGCFGPFY; translated from the coding sequence ATGAGCTGTCGGCCGCCTCAATGCCGTGCACCGAGCAAGCCCTGCAGCAGCGGACCCTGCGGAGGATGCAAGCCCTGTGAAGGATGTGGACCCTGCGGAGGCTGCGGACCATGTGGACCCTgtggcggctgttgctgttgccagcaGCCGTGTGCCGTGATCTCGTACGAGCTGACCAGCGGTCCGGTCGGACCCGTTCTCCCCTGCATGCAGTGCCTCTGCTGCAACGGCGGCTGCACCTGCAGCTGTGCCCCGCCCTTCTATTATGTGCCCAAcaggtgcggctgctgctacgAGTGGGGCTGTTTTGGGCCCTTCTACTAG
- the LOC117901060 gene encoding uncharacterized protein LOC117901060 produces MCQAFLILALVFVCGSSLSNQLKHEFPFMERGKGCARINKTVPAPQLGSEMWIITRWMAHQKMKPFRCFQDDFPPDIPIVTHQSVFLGTDNNTFAVHLICLDGTSSEQKDDNHYYLVQTYSTKKHPAKSTIEKIRKIHVEHGLKRKWLKGCH; encoded by the exons ATGTGCCAAGCTTTTCT TATATTAGCTctcgtatttgtgtgtggaagcAGTTTGTCAAATCAACTGAAACATGAATTTCCCTTTATGGAAAGGGGCAAGGGATGTGCACGAATCAATAAGACAGTTCCAGCC CCCCAGCTAGGCAGCGAGATGTGGATCATTACCAGATGGATGGCACATCAAAAAATGAAACCATTTAGATGCTTTCAGGATGATTTTCCACCAGATATACCCATAGTCACCCATCAAAGTGTTTTTCTGGGCACTGACAATAACACATTTGCAgttcatttgatttgcttaGATGGAACTTCTTCGGAACAAAAAGATGACAATCATTATT ATTTGGTTCAGACATACTCAACAAAGAAACATCCTGCAAAGTCCACCATTgaaaaaataagaaagatTCACGTGGAACATGGTCTGAAAAGGAAGTGGTTGAAAGGAtgtcattaa
- the LOC117901063 gene encoding uncharacterized protein LOC117901063: protein MCGGWACASYNLACNNPPLSTLRFTGRDFVPTPCGPCDKCWVRDTTRQNSNNCYVPHNIAPPCPPEHGGPAGISKVSECN from the coding sequence ATGTGTGGCGGGTGGGCCTGTGCCTCGTACAATCTGGCATGCAACAATCCTCCTCTGTCCACTCTGCGCTTCACCGGCAGAGACTTTGTGCCCACACCTTGCGGACCCTGCGACAAGTGTTGGGTGCGGGACACCACTCGCCAGAACTCCAACAACTGCTATGTGCCACACAACATAGCGCCACCCTGCCCACCGGAGCACGGAGGACCGGCCGGGATTTCTAAAGTATCCGAATGCAACTGA
- the LOC117901064 gene encoding male-specific sperm protein Mst84Dc, translating to MCNTACGSVSYALAYGPVGPALPAMNYSNCCCGPCPPCGPWTCPPNRCCGCGEYGCFGPYY from the coding sequence ATGTGTAATACTGCCTGTGGTTCGGTGTCGTATGCCCTGGCCTACGGTCCAGTGGGTCCCGCCCTGCCCGCAATGAACTACAGCAACTGCTGTTGTGGCCCCTGCCCACCCTGCGGGCCCTGGACCTGTCCGCCCaaccgctgctgtggctgcggcgaGTATGGATGCTTTGGACCCTACTACTAA
- the LOC117901065 gene encoding keratin-associated protein 17-1, with protein MCGGWACCSYGMACCNGPLSTMRYTGRCLTPTPCGACDNCSSCCGGGCCGGGYCGGGCCW; from the coding sequence ATGTGCGGTGGCTGGGCTTGTTGTTCCTACGGCATGGCCTGCTGCAATGGTCCGTTGTCGACAATGCGCTACACGGGACGATGCCTCACCCCAACGCCTTGCGGTGCCTGTGACAATTGTTCGTCCTGTTGTGGCGGTGGGTGCTGTGGCGGTGGGTACTGTGGAGGCGGTTGCTGCTGGTAG